A window from Candidatus Nitrospira neomarina encodes these proteins:
- a CDS encoding ArnT family glycosyltransferase — MDSPPPQALFPSSFRSSITQSPLFQLMCVLLLAAWLLGVDGGWFFGPDLGALGLTDRDEGSNAEAAREMLETGDWISPTLNYEPRYAKPAFVYWLISGSYSLFGINEFAARLPSALSGLCLLWLQYVFVRKWAGPMVALFASCMLLLNLEFLGINRMVLTDPELVVFTTLAGYSFWHALHHEQAKRGLFVIFYLAMGCGMLVKGPVGIIIPLVGVIPYLTLTRQWGTFWQRGFPLLGIILVAAVAAPWYVMMFQIHGEAYWAAAQANTTGRFMNPMEGHGGTLLFYVPVLLIGFFPWSAFLPSVLYHTVKRWKAFWRGQGPATQEQHLECFLSLWVVGLLLFFTFSATRLPHYIYPLFPAAAVLIALWWKRFLTEESPVGLTASTRLLIGVGYLLGIAMMFVPAVFQLFMKQIAKEFPAAVQVDLAWLPSLVGLVMVIGTMLMRQCMRSDTKRYLAFWVGCGMMLIFTVLVARGGLSIYQQYFIGPPQELAVIAGYNLGRDDRLIQFGRKRPSLSFYAKRKVHFLGVNDEELPQHLAAPGRKMAIIQTQLRGQLPEAMAHWIVVLDHGGFSLLTSEPLL, encoded by the coding sequence GTGGATAGCCCTCCCCCTCAAGCACTCTTTCCGTCCTCTTTCCGCTCTTCAATAACGCAATCGCCTCTTTTTCAGTTGATGTGTGTGCTGCTCCTGGCTGCCTGGCTCTTGGGCGTAGATGGTGGATGGTTCTTTGGTCCGGATCTGGGCGCGCTGGGGCTGACAGATCGGGATGAGGGGAGTAATGCCGAAGCGGCCCGGGAAATGCTGGAGACCGGTGATTGGATTTCCCCGACTCTCAATTATGAACCACGTTATGCCAAACCGGCTTTTGTGTATTGGCTCATCAGCGGGTCGTATTCCCTGTTCGGCATCAATGAATTTGCCGCGCGGTTGCCTTCGGCTTTGTCCGGTCTTTGCCTGCTGTGGCTCCAGTACGTGTTTGTGCGAAAGTGGGCCGGCCCCATGGTAGCCCTGTTTGCTTCCTGCATGTTGCTGCTGAATCTGGAGTTTTTGGGTATCAACCGGATGGTGCTGACCGATCCGGAACTGGTCGTGTTCACCACATTAGCCGGATATAGTTTTTGGCACGCGCTCCACCATGAACAGGCCAAGCGAGGGCTTTTCGTCATCTTTTATCTGGCCATGGGATGTGGCATGTTGGTCAAGGGACCCGTGGGCATCATCATTCCGCTGGTGGGTGTGATCCCCTATCTCACCCTCACGCGCCAATGGGGAACCTTCTGGCAACGGGGCTTTCCCCTTCTCGGAATCATTTTGGTCGCCGCTGTCGCCGCTCCCTGGTATGTGATGATGTTCCAAATCCATGGGGAAGCCTATTGGGCTGCGGCGCAAGCCAATACCACCGGCCGGTTTATGAATCCCATGGAAGGCCATGGGGGGACGCTCTTGTTTTATGTGCCGGTGTTGTTGATTGGATTTTTCCCATGGAGTGCCTTTCTCCCTTCCGTGTTGTATCACACGGTCAAGCGCTGGAAAGCGTTCTGGCGGGGACAAGGCCCTGCCACGCAAGAGCAACATTTGGAGTGTTTCCTGAGCCTCTGGGTGGTGGGATTGTTGTTGTTCTTTACCTTCTCGGCCACGCGACTGCCTCATTATATCTATCCGCTGTTTCCGGCCGCAGCCGTGCTCATCGCACTGTGGTGGAAGCGTTTTTTGACAGAAGAAAGTCCAGTTGGACTCACCGCATCCACTCGTCTCCTCATTGGGGTGGGATACCTCTTAGGCATCGCAATGATGTTTGTGCCGGCGGTCTTTCAGTTGTTCATGAAACAAATTGCCAAAGAATTCCCGGCCGCGGTCCAGGTGGATCTGGCATGGCTTCCATCGCTGGTAGGCCTTGTCATGGTAATAGGGACCATGCTCATGCGTCAGTGTATGCGATCTGACACCAAGCGCTATCTGGCCTTTTGGGTGGGATGCGGGATGATGCTGATTTTCACGGTTTTGGTCGCACGAGGAGGACTCTCAATTTACCAACAGTATTTCATTGGACCACCGCAGGAGTTAGCTGTCATCGCCGGCTATAACTTAGGCCGGGACGACCGATTAATTCAATTTGGCCGGAAGCGCCCCTCCCTCAGTTTTTATGCCAAACGCAAAGTACACTTTCTTGGAGTGAATGACGAAGAACTCCCCCAACACCTCGCGGCTCCCGGCCGAAAAATGGCCATCATCCAAACTCAGCTTCGAGGACAACTTCCCGAAGCCATGGCACATTGGATTGTCGTCTTGGACCACGGCGGTTTTTCTCTCCTCACCAGCGAACCCTTGCTGTAA
- a CDS encoding lipid-A-disaccharide synthase N-terminal domain-containing protein: MFDSFTHAFLAMSSEELLWIGFGFLGQGIFFSRWLVQWVVSERNEESQIPMSFWYMSLVGSVIVLTYAIHIADLVFMAGQSVGTVVYVRNIMLLHQANKRVMSG; this comes from the coding sequence ATGTTCGATTCCTTCACGCACGCTTTCCTGGCCATGTCGTCTGAGGAACTCCTCTGGATCGGCTTTGGTTTTTTGGGGCAAGGCATTTTTTTCTCACGCTGGTTGGTGCAATGGGTGGTGTCGGAACGCAACGAGGAAAGCCAAATTCCCATGTCGTTCTGGTACATGAGCCTGGTGGGGAGTGTGATTGTGCTGACCTATGCCATTCACATCGCCGATCTGGTATTCATGGCCGGCCAAAGCGTCGGAACCGTGGTGTATGTCCGCAATATTATGCTGCTCCATCAGGCCAATAAGCGAGTCATGAGTGGATAG
- a CDS encoding glycosyltransferase family 2 protein, with amino-acid sequence MSLHPPRHWISVVIPIKDERENIPLLASQLLKFFESRPESGSAAFELVFVDDGSVDGSGPLLDELSKQFPEIRVIHLDRNHGQTAAFDAGFREARGELVATMDGDLQYDPNDFAKLLPFVERYDLVCGRRQSRHDNLVRRWSSKIANQVRNWAVHDGISDTGCSLKVFKQAVVKRLPPFKNMHRFFPALAQMYGFTVTEIPVQHFPRAHGTSKYGIGNRLFAGLYDLFAVRWMQKRCLNYTMKGSHPEKSEL; translated from the coding sequence ATGAGTCTCCACCCGCCGCGCCATTGGATTTCCGTTGTCATTCCTATTAAAGATGAGCGGGAAAACATCCCGCTACTAGCGAGCCAATTACTCAAATTTTTTGAGTCAAGGCCTGAAAGTGGCTCCGCGGCATTTGAACTTGTCTTTGTGGATGATGGGAGTGTGGACGGGAGTGGGCCGTTGCTGGATGAGTTATCCAAACAGTTTCCTGAGATACGGGTGATTCATTTAGACCGGAATCACGGGCAGACGGCAGCATTCGATGCCGGCTTTCGGGAGGCCAGAGGAGAACTCGTTGCCACCATGGACGGTGATCTACAGTATGATCCGAATGACTTTGCGAAACTTCTTCCATTCGTGGAACGATATGATTTAGTGTGTGGGCGACGACAATCCAGACATGACAATCTGGTTCGTCGATGGTCGTCAAAAATTGCCAACCAGGTTCGCAATTGGGCTGTGCATGACGGCATTTCAGATACCGGCTGTTCCTTGAAGGTCTTTAAGCAGGCCGTGGTCAAACGACTTCCTCCATTTAAAAACATGCACCGGTTTTTTCCGGCGTTGGCCCAAATGTATGGGTTTACGGTGACTGAAATACCCGTCCAGCATTTTCCAAGAGCCCATGGGACATCCAAATATGGAATTGGCAACAGGCTGTTTGCCGGTCTGTATGATCTCTTCGCCGTCAGATGGATGCAAAAACGCTGTTTGAACTACACCATGAAGGGTAGTCATCCCGAAAAATCCGAACTGTAG
- a CDS encoding MerR family transcriptional regulator, translating to MGGGTKYEDKAFYKIGEVADLTNLPAYVLRFWESEFIFLKPKKSQGKHRVYSKADIETVFEIKRMLYDEGYTIAGLKRYWYRKKRSEKAVQVPKDRVEKAKVELQGILKILGRTTV from the coding sequence ATGGGAGGTGGAACCAAATACGAGGATAAGGCCTTTTATAAAATAGGGGAAGTCGCCGATTTGACGAACCTTCCCGCGTATGTCCTGCGGTTTTGGGAGTCGGAATTCATTTTTCTTAAACCGAAGAAAAGTCAGGGCAAACATCGGGTTTATTCGAAAGCCGACATTGAAACGGTCTTTGAAATTAAACGAATGCTCTATGATGAAGGGTATACGATTGCGGGCTTGAAGCGATATTGGTATCGCAAAAAACGGTCAGAAAAAGCCGTGCAAGTCCCAAAAGACCGTGTGGAAAAAGCGAAGGTGGAACTGCAAGGCATTCTGAAAATTCTGGGGCGAACGACGGTGTAG
- a CDS encoding integration host factor subunit alpha yields MRKADIAEIITETAAIQKTDSMEMVEHVLDLIKSMLQQGEVVKIAGFGNFVVRNKGERKGRNPRTGEEIAITPRRVVTFRPSQLFKKYVNS; encoded by the coding sequence ATGCGCAAGGCTGACATTGCCGAGATCATCACAGAGACGGCAGCTATCCAAAAAACCGATTCCATGGAAATGGTGGAGCATGTCTTGGATTTGATCAAGTCCATGCTTCAACAAGGGGAAGTCGTCAAAATTGCCGGATTCGGGAACTTTGTTGTTCGGAATAAGGGAGAGCGGAAAGGGAGGAACCCGAGGACCGGAGAAGAAATTGCCATTACGCCCAGACGCGTGGTGACCTTCCGACCAAGCCAACTCTTTAAGAAATATGTCAATTCTTGA
- the cimA gene encoding citramalate synthase has protein sequence MNSKFPVIEIYDTTLRDGAQAEDVSFSVEDKVRIALKLDELGVHFIEGGWPGANPKDIEFFQVMKSTPLQHAKIVAFGSTRKAKNTAKADPTLEALLSAETDIVTIFGKSWTLHVTEALETTLAINLELIADSISYLRSRGRQVFYDAEHFFDGYKTDPAYAMKTIQVAAEAGAERIVLCDTNGGTMPWDIGEIFAKVRQSCSVPMGIHAHNDAEMGVANSLTAVQAGAVQVQGTINGIGERCGNANLCSVMANLELKMERTALGDGRLAHLRAISHYVAEMANLTPNKRQPYVGDTAFAHKGGVHIHAVQKNPLTYEHVNPDIVGNHRRVLISDSSGRSAVFGKMETFGLDLPQDNPKVLELLDSLKTLEYEGYQFEGAEGSFELLVRKAMGTHTPSFEFLGCRIIVEKRKTNENPISEATIMVKVGEVVEHTAAVGDGPVNALDHALRKALEHFYPQLKEVKLLDYKVRVLTGRHGTGSRVRVLIESGDHKEKWGTVGVSENIIEASWQALADSIEYKLMKEKP, from the coding sequence ATGAATTCCAAATTTCCGGTCATCGAAATCTACGATACGACCCTCAGGGATGGAGCTCAGGCCGAAGATGTCAGCTTTTCGGTGGAGGATAAGGTTCGTATCGCTCTTAAATTAGATGAGCTAGGGGTCCATTTCATAGAAGGAGGGTGGCCGGGAGCCAACCCGAAGGACATTGAGTTTTTCCAAGTCATGAAATCGACTCCGTTGCAGCACGCCAAAATTGTGGCGTTTGGTTCGACGCGAAAAGCCAAAAATACGGCAAAGGCCGATCCGACGCTGGAAGCCCTCTTATCCGCTGAGACGGATATTGTGACCATCTTTGGAAAAAGTTGGACCCTCCATGTGACGGAAGCCTTGGAAACGACGTTGGCAATCAATTTAGAACTGATTGCCGATTCCATCTCTTATCTCCGGTCGAGGGGACGGCAGGTCTTTTACGATGCCGAACATTTTTTCGATGGCTATAAGACGGATCCCGCCTATGCCATGAAAACCATTCAAGTTGCAGCAGAAGCCGGGGCGGAACGAATCGTGTTGTGCGATACGAATGGGGGAACGATGCCATGGGACATTGGTGAGATTTTTGCGAAGGTTCGCCAGAGCTGTTCTGTGCCCATGGGCATTCACGCACACAATGATGCGGAGATGGGGGTCGCCAATTCCTTGACTGCTGTGCAAGCGGGAGCGGTCCAGGTCCAGGGAACCATCAATGGCATCGGAGAGCGGTGCGGGAACGCCAACCTGTGCTCCGTGATGGCCAATTTAGAATTAAAAATGGAGCGAACAGCCCTGGGGGACGGACGTTTGGCACACCTTCGCGCCATTTCTCATTATGTGGCCGAGATGGCCAATCTGACTCCCAACAAACGGCAGCCGTATGTGGGAGATACCGCGTTTGCTCATAAGGGGGGGGTGCATATTCATGCGGTGCAAAAAAACCCGCTCACCTATGAACATGTGAATCCCGATATTGTCGGCAACCATCGCCGCGTCTTAATTTCCGATAGCAGCGGACGAAGTGCCGTGTTTGGAAAGATGGAAACTTTCGGACTGGACCTTCCTCAGGATAATCCCAAGGTTCTCGAATTACTGGATTCTCTCAAAACGTTGGAATATGAAGGATATCAATTTGAAGGCGCAGAAGGGTCTTTTGAATTGTTAGTGCGGAAAGCCATGGGAACCCATACTCCCTCCTTCGAATTCCTGGGGTGCCGGATCATTGTGGAAAAACGAAAGACGAATGAAAATCCTATTTCCGAAGCCACGATCATGGTCAAAGTCGGGGAAGTGGTTGAACATACCGCCGCGGTCGGGGATGGGCCGGTGAATGCGCTCGATCATGCCCTTCGGAAAGCGCTGGAGCATTTCTATCCGCAGTTAAAGGAAGTCAAACTTCTGGACTATAAGGTCCGTGTGTTGACCGGACGACATGGAACGGGTTCTCGTGTGCGAGTCCTGATTGAGTCTGGGGATCACAAGGAAAAATGGGGGACGGTCGGGGTATCGGAGAACATCATTGAAGCCAGTTGGCAGGCCCTGGCCGACAGTATTGAGTATAAGCTCATGAAGGAGAAGCCGTAA
- a CDS encoding aspartate kinase yields MALYIQKFGGTSVGSLERIQNVARLIQHTFREGHQLVVVLSAMSGETDRLMKMAKTLSVDPDDRELDVLLSSGERVTIALMAMTLKGLGIRAQSFTGRQVGIVTDSTHTKARVSRVDTDRVLGALRDGIVPIVAGFQGINAASDVTTLGRGGSDLTAVVLAAALKADTCFIYTDVDGVYTADPNIVPGARRLDKISYEEMLELASLGAKVLQSRSVELAAKYQVPVEVRSSFQDGPGTCVVKEDVDMEEVLVSGVTGDRNQAKVTVVGVPDHPGIAATLFCSIADAAINVDMIIQNVSQDSLTDISFTVPRADLPRGMGLIRDIAKSVEARTVEVNESIAKVSLVGVGMRSHSGVAARMFQTLSREGINIMMISTSEIKISCVVEEKYMELAVRALHQEFELEVPPGSRKA; encoded by the coding sequence ATGGCCCTATATATTCAAAAATTCGGCGGTACATCAGTGGGGAGCCTGGAACGAATTCAAAACGTGGCCCGGCTTATTCAGCACACTTTCCGAGAGGGGCATCAACTGGTGGTCGTGTTGTCCGCGATGAGCGGGGAAACGGATCGCCTCATGAAAATGGCCAAAACCTTGAGCGTTGATCCGGATGATCGGGAGCTGGATGTGCTCCTTTCTTCTGGAGAACGGGTCACGATTGCGCTGATGGCGATGACCCTCAAGGGTCTTGGGATCAGGGCGCAATCCTTTACGGGACGTCAGGTTGGGATTGTGACCGATAGCACACATACCAAAGCCCGAGTCTCCCGTGTCGATACGGACCGGGTGCTGGGAGCCTTGCGTGACGGGATTGTTCCCATCGTGGCCGGATTTCAGGGTATCAACGCCGCATCCGATGTGACCACATTAGGGCGCGGCGGCTCGGATTTGACGGCCGTGGTCTTGGCGGCGGCGCTCAAGGCCGATACCTGCTTTATTTATACCGATGTGGATGGGGTGTACACGGCCGATCCCAATATTGTGCCGGGCGCGAGAAGATTGGATAAAATCTCCTATGAAGAAATGTTAGAGTTAGCGAGTCTGGGTGCGAAAGTTCTACAGTCTCGTTCGGTGGAGTTAGCGGCGAAATATCAGGTACCTGTAGAAGTGCGGTCCAGTTTTCAGGACGGGCCTGGAACCTGCGTGGTAAAAGAGGATGTCGATATGGAAGAAGTCTTAGTCTCGGGGGTTACGGGCGACCGGAATCAAGCCAAGGTCACGGTGGTCGGGGTCCCCGATCACCCTGGAATTGCGGCCACATTGTTCTGCTCCATTGCCGATGCCGCCATCAATGTGGATATGATAATACAAAATGTGAGTCAGGACTCCCTGACGGATATTTCCTTTACCGTGCCGAGAGCTGACCTTCCTCGAGGCATGGGTCTCATCAGAGATATTGCCAAATCAGTGGAAGCGCGGACGGTCGAGGTGAACGAATCCATTGCCAAAGTTTCGCTAGTGGGAGTGGGAATGCGTTCGCATTCCGGTGTCGCAGCCAGAATGTTTCAGACACTCTCCCGTGAAGGCATTAATATCATGATGATCAGTACCTCGGAAATAAAAATCTCTTGTGTGGTAGAAGAAAAATATATGGAGTTAGCTGTTCGGGCCTTGCACCAGGAGTTTGAATTAGAAGTACCTCCGGGGAGCAGAAAGGCCTAG
- the thrC gene encoding threonine synthase, whose protein sequence is MIPWRGIIEEYRKFLPVGEQTPIVSLLEGNTPLIPAMRLAGKICPGLGLYLKIEGANPTGSFKDRGMTMAVSKAVESKARGLMCASTGNTSASAAAYGAKAGLPVYVVVPAGNIALGKLTQALMHGARVIQIEGNFDQALTIVKDLCEETAIELVNSINPFRLEGQKTAAMEICDQLRYAPVIHALPVGNAGNITAYWRGYREYHKAGQTQGVPRMFGFQAEGAAPLIRGHVVEEPKTIASAIRIGNPASWCLALEAVEESHGYLDMVSDEEILRAYQMVASEEGVFCEPASAASLAGIDKMNRAGLLPKVGDIVCTLTGHGLKDPDTAISVSYRPVTVPATHEAVRAQLTNQ, encoded by the coding sequence ATGATTCCTTGGCGTGGCATTATCGAGGAATATCGGAAATTCCTTCCGGTGGGAGAGCAGACTCCGATCGTGTCACTACTGGAGGGGAATACTCCACTCATTCCAGCAATGCGCTTAGCCGGGAAAATTTGTCCTGGCCTGGGTCTGTATCTGAAGATCGAAGGGGCCAACCCAACCGGTTCATTTAAGGACCGGGGCATGACCATGGCGGTTTCCAAGGCCGTAGAAAGTAAGGCCAGAGGACTCATGTGCGCCTCGACAGGCAATACTTCCGCTTCGGCAGCCGCTTATGGGGCCAAGGCGGGGTTGCCGGTCTATGTCGTCGTGCCGGCAGGGAATATCGCATTGGGTAAATTGACGCAAGCGCTCATGCATGGGGCTCGAGTCATTCAGATTGAAGGAAACTTTGATCAGGCCCTCACGATCGTAAAAGATTTGTGCGAGGAAACCGCCATTGAATTGGTCAATTCAATTAACCCGTTTCGTTTGGAGGGTCAGAAAACGGCGGCCATGGAAATCTGTGATCAGTTAAGGTATGCCCCGGTCATTCATGCCCTCCCGGTAGGGAACGCCGGGAATATTACTGCGTATTGGCGAGGATATCGGGAGTACCACAAGGCCGGACAAACGCAAGGGGTGCCTCGTATGTTCGGGTTTCAAGCGGAAGGAGCCGCGCCCTTGATCAGGGGTCATGTCGTGGAGGAGCCGAAAACCATTGCTTCAGCCATTCGGATTGGTAATCCGGCCAGTTGGTGTTTGGCTCTGGAAGCGGTGGAAGAATCACACGGATATCTGGACATGGTATCGGACGAAGAAATTCTTCGAGCGTATCAAATGGTGGCGAGTGAAGAAGGGGTCTTTTGCGAGCCCGCTTCCGCTGCGTCTCTGGCTGGGATTGACAAAATGAATCGTGCCGGGTTGTTGCCGAAGGTGGGGGACATTGTGTGTACCTTAACCGGACACGGGTTAAAGGATCCGGATACGGCCATCTCGGTCTCCTATCGACCGGTGACGGTTCCTGCAACACATGAAGCGGTCAGAGCGCAATTAACGAATCAATAA
- a CDS encoding homoserine dehydrogenase yields the protein MRKTIQVGLIGFGTVGTGVVKILQENVNLITKRVGVPVALVRIADLDVKTDRGVSVPQGVLTTDVRDILDDLAIDIVVELIGGYEPAKRFILQALERKKCVVTANKALLADHGEEIFEAAFKAGVDLGFEASVGGGIPIIRSLTEGLAANRILSITGIMNGTSNYILTRMTNEHRDFEEILQEAKREGYAEADPSLDVDGVDAAHKLAIMVNLAYGTPVPMGAIFTEGISRISTVDIEFARELGFTIKLLGIAKLQEHAIEARVHPALVPAGSPIAQVNGVYNAIHLVGDAVGDVVLYGKGAGSLPTASAVVGDIIDLARNRIAGVAGRVPVTSFQWESREPIAIRPMDEIESRYYLRCMVKDQTGVLSAISGILGQRGISISSVLQKGRKEGQTVPLVILTHRSVERAVQEALQEINALPMVSEPTTLLRMEGVE from the coding sequence ATGCGAAAGACAATCCAGGTTGGGCTGATCGGGTTTGGGACGGTGGGAACAGGAGTGGTGAAGATTCTCCAGGAAAATGTCAACCTCATTACGAAACGTGTTGGAGTTCCGGTGGCCCTCGTCCGAATTGCGGACCTGGATGTGAAAACCGATCGTGGGGTTTCGGTACCTCAAGGGGTACTTACGACGGATGTCAGGGACATTCTGGATGATCTGGCTATTGATATTGTGGTGGAGTTGATTGGCGGGTATGAACCGGCCAAACGGTTTATTCTTCAGGCCCTTGAACGAAAAAAGTGTGTAGTCACGGCAAATAAAGCGTTGTTGGCCGACCATGGGGAAGAGATATTCGAGGCGGCATTTAAGGCAGGCGTTGATCTCGGGTTTGAAGCGAGTGTGGGGGGAGGCATTCCCATCATTCGCTCGCTTACCGAAGGCTTAGCTGCAAATCGGATCTTGTCGATTACGGGGATCATGAATGGCACGTCAAATTATATTCTGACCCGGATGACCAATGAGCACCGTGATTTTGAGGAAATTTTACAGGAAGCCAAACGGGAAGGGTATGCCGAAGCGGATCCATCACTGGATGTTGATGGAGTGGATGCCGCTCACAAACTGGCTATTATGGTGAATCTGGCGTATGGGACCCCCGTGCCCATGGGAGCCATCTTCACTGAGGGAATTTCCCGTATTTCGACTGTGGATATCGAGTTTGCCCGTGAACTCGGGTTTACCATTAAATTGCTGGGGATCGCAAAACTTCAAGAGCATGCCATTGAGGCACGAGTGCATCCCGCTCTGGTGCCGGCCGGATCTCCCATTGCACAGGTCAATGGGGTCTATAATGCCATTCATCTGGTTGGTGACGCGGTTGGAGATGTTGTGCTCTACGGCAAAGGGGCTGGATCGCTTCCCACAGCCAGTGCCGTGGTGGGAGACATTATCGATCTGGCACGCAATCGTATCGCCGGGGTTGCCGGACGGGTTCCTGTGACCTCATTCCAATGGGAATCGCGTGAGCCTATTGCCATACGGCCGATGGACGAGATTGAAAGCCGGTATTATTTGCGGTGCATGGTTAAAGATCAAACCGGCGTTCTATCGGCCATATCGGGAATTCTTGGACAGCGTGGGATCAGCATCTCATCTGTCCTGCAAAAAGGGCGAAAGGAAGGACAAACGGTGCCATTGGTCATCCTGACACATCGATCGGTAGAGCGAGCGGTTCAAGAGGCACTCCAGGAAATTAATGCGCTTCCTATGGTATCAGAACCAACGACGTTACTTCGGATGGAAGGGGTGGAATAA
- a CDS encoding aminotransferase class I/II-fold pyridoxal phosphate-dependent enzyme, protein MEPFYRIQRLPGYVFSQVQELKLQARKRGEDIIDLGMGNPDQPTPRHIVDKLIETARLGRNHRYSASRGITKLRHAICDWYQRNYEVSLDPETEAIVTLGVKEGLAHLALAMVGPGDVVLAPTPTYPIHMYSVIIAGGEVRGVELGPDSDFFENLKKAFKQTQPAPRALIISFPHNPTTRVVDLEFFKKVVEFALEHQVWVIHDLAYADIVFDGYKAPSLLQIPEAKQIGVEFYSLSKSYNMPGWRVGFCVGNREVIGALTKIKSYLDYGMFQPIQIASIIALNGPQDCVKEIVGRYERRRNALVRGLNRIGWSIDYPRATMFAWAKIPQPYLGMGSLEFSKLLLRDAKVAVSPGIGFGEGGDEYVRFALVENEHRIFQAVRGIRQALKLDGAV, encoded by the coding sequence ATGGAACCTTTTTACCGAATTCAACGTCTGCCAGGATACGTCTTCTCTCAGGTTCAAGAGTTAAAACTCCAAGCCCGGAAGCGGGGAGAAGATATCATTGATTTAGGTATGGGCAATCCTGACCAGCCCACACCCCGTCATATTGTAGACAAATTGATTGAGACCGCGCGACTCGGGCGCAATCATCGCTATTCGGCTTCACGCGGTATTACGAAATTGCGTCATGCGATTTGCGATTGGTATCAACGAAATTACGAGGTCAGTCTCGATCCGGAGACGGAAGCGATTGTGACCCTTGGGGTGAAGGAGGGGTTGGCGCATCTGGCCCTGGCCATGGTGGGACCGGGTGACGTCGTTCTGGCCCCGACTCCCACGTATCCGATTCATATGTACAGTGTGATCATCGCGGGTGGTGAAGTCCGCGGGGTTGAACTAGGGCCGGATTCGGATTTTTTCGAAAATCTGAAAAAGGCCTTCAAGCAGACGCAACCGGCTCCTCGGGCCTTGATCATCAGTTTTCCTCATAATCCCACCACTCGAGTGGTGGATCTGGAATTTTTCAAAAAGGTGGTGGAGTTTGCCCTGGAACATCAAGTCTGGGTCATTCATGATTTGGCCTATGCGGATATCGTGTTTGATGGTTACAAAGCGCCCAGCCTGCTTCAAATTCCTGAGGCCAAACAAATTGGCGTGGAATTTTACTCCCTCTCGAAGAGTTATAACATGCCGGGTTGGCGTGTTGGATTTTGTGTCGGGAATCGTGAAGTCATTGGTGCGTTGACCAAAATCAAAAGTTATCTGGATTATGGGATGTTCCAGCCTATTCAAATTGCCAGTATAATTGCCCTGAACGGTCCACAGGATTGCGTAAAGGAAATTGTGGGACGGTATGAGCGACGGCGCAATGCCTTGGTCCGTGGACTCAACCGCATTGGTTGGTCGATCGACTATCCTCGCGCCACCATGTTTGCCTGGGCAAAAATCCCGCAACCGTACCTTGGAATGGGGTCGTTGGAGTTTTCCAAGTTATTGTTACGAGATGCCAAAGTGGCGGTATCACCGGGAATTGGATTTGGCGAAGGCGGCGATGAGTATGTTCGCTTTGCCTTAGTCGAAAATGAGCACCGGATTTTCCAGGCCGTTCGAGGAATCCGTCAGGCGTTAAAACTGGATGGAGCGGTGTAA
- a CDS encoding pyridoxine 5'-phosphate synthase yields the protein MARLGVNIDHVATLRQARGGHEPDPIVAASLAHLAGADGIVVHLREDRRHIQDRDLTILRETVQTHLNLEMAADDAVAKIALNIKPDLVTLVPERRQELTTEGGLDVIEHRERIQTMVQLLHEGGIPVSLFIDPDVNQLRAAHKVQADCIEIHTGRYANTRRQQEEDVELDALVQTAKLASKLGLRVSAGHGLNYRNIRRLTGISEIEEFNIGHSIIAHAMFVGLERAVRDMKHLLG from the coding sequence ATGGCACGACTCGGCGTGAATATCGACCATGTGGCAACTCTTCGCCAAGCTCGTGGAGGTCATGAACCAGACCCTATTGTTGCGGCTTCGTTGGCTCATCTTGCCGGCGCCGATGGCATTGTGGTGCACCTCCGGGAGGACCGGCGGCATATTCAGGATCGGGATCTGACCATTTTGCGTGAAACCGTGCAGACGCATCTCAACTTAGAAATGGCCGCTGACGATGCGGTGGCCAAAATTGCCTTAAACATAAAGCCCGATCTGGTGACCCTGGTGCCCGAACGCCGCCAGGAACTCACCACAGAAGGAGGGTTGGACGTGATCGAACATCGGGAGCGTATTCAGACCATGGTGCAATTACTCCATGAAGGCGGCATTCCCGTCAGTCTGTTCATTGATCCTGATGTCAATCAACTTCGCGCCGCCCACAAGGTCCAAGCAGACTGCATAGAAATCCATACCGGTCGGTACGCCAATACCCGCCGTCAGCAGGAAGAAGATGTTGAGCTTGACGCGTTGGTTCAAACGGCCAAACTTGCGTCGAAATTAGGATTGCGTGTGAGTGCGGGGCATGGTCTGAATTATCGGAATATCAGGCGGCTGACCGGCATCTCAGAAATTGAAGAATTCAACATCGGTCATAGCATTATTGCTCATGCCATGTTTGTCGGACTTGAACGAGCGGTCCGTGACATGAAACATCTCCTGGGATAA